The following coding sequences are from one Achromobacter sp. B7 window:
- the kdpC gene encoding potassium-transporting ATPase subunit KdpC gives MQATTSPNAAATAPTPARQGGILRPALVVFAALSLVTGLAYPFLTRGVAAVVFPHEAAGSLITQGDKVVGSALIGQAFSEPRYFWSRPSATAPMPYNGAASGGSNLGPRNPALAQAIQERIAALKAADPDNPTPVPVDLITASGSGLDPHISPAAANYQAARVARLRHLPRAQVDALIQAHTEKPWIGVLGDPTVNVLTLNLALDALRPAP, from the coding sequence ATGCAAGCCACAACTTCCCCAAACGCAGCCGCCACTGCCCCCACCCCGGCCCGCCAAGGCGGCATCCTACGCCCCGCGCTGGTCGTCTTTGCCGCGCTGTCGCTCGTGACCGGCCTGGCCTACCCCTTCCTGACGCGCGGCGTGGCCGCCGTGGTGTTCCCGCACGAGGCGGCCGGCTCGCTCATCACGCAGGGCGACAAGGTCGTCGGGTCGGCGCTGATCGGCCAGGCGTTCAGCGAACCGCGGTACTTCTGGAGCCGGCCGTCGGCCACCGCGCCCATGCCGTACAACGGCGCGGCCTCCGGCGGGTCCAACCTGGGCCCGCGCAACCCCGCGCTGGCACAAGCCATCCAGGAACGCATCGCGGCCTTGAAGGCGGCCGATCCGGACAACCCCACGCCGGTGCCGGTGGACCTGATCACCGCGTCCGGCAGCGGCCTGGACCCGCACATCAGCCCGGCCGCCGCCAACTATCAGGCCGCGCGGGTGGCGCGCCTCCGCCATCTGCCGCGCGCGCAGGTCGATGCGTTGATCCAGGCGCACACCGAAAAGCCCTGGATCGGCGTGCTGGGTGACCCGACCGTCAATGTGTTGACGTTGAACCTGGCGCTGGATGCATTGCGCCCTGCGCCATGA